Within Portunus trituberculatus isolate SZX2019 chromosome 18, ASM1759143v1, whole genome shotgun sequence, the genomic segment TCCGCCGTGTCCGTATCCTCCGCCGTGCCCGTATCCTCCCCCATAACCGCCGTAGTGGACGGGGTAATACACGGGCTGGTGCACTACGTGTATGGGGCGCCTATGGAATCCACCTCCCTTCTTGCCGAACCCTTTGCCTTTAAAGTGGGGCTCGCCGGataccaccgccactgccaccagaAGCACCAGCAGGAAACATGTCTGCAAGAAAATAGTATCACCAT encodes:
- the LOC123505708 gene encoding holotricin-3-like, translating into MKLTCFLLVLLVAVAVVSGEPHFKGKGFGKKGGGFHRRPIHVVHQPVYYPVHYGGYGGGYGHGGGYGHGGGYGHGGGFGYGRGSGHFGGYGR